A genomic window from Desulfonatronovibrio magnus includes:
- a CDS encoding HD-GYP domain-containing protein, translating into MHDIGKFGVPDRILLKKGKLNRQEFDEIKSHVTIGHQTLIKARKKYPNNSFLNMGIEIARWHHEKWDGTGYPDGLSGTQIPLSARVMAIADVYDALRSKRPYKPAFTHEQSVEIIRDGSGTHFDPDIVTLFEKIEKKFAVIHNRQKNSQEEDSI; encoded by the coding sequence TTGCATGATATTGGAAAGTTTGGAGTTCCAGACAGGATTCTTCTTAAAAAAGGCAAGCTCAACCGGCAGGAATTTGATGAGATTAAATCTCATGTAACCATTGGTCACCAGACTCTGATCAAGGCCAGAAAAAAATATCCCAACAACTCTTTCCTTAATATGGGCATTGAGATAGCGAGGTGGCACCACGAAAAATGGGATGGAACCGGATACCCAGACGGACTTTCCGGCACCCAGATTCCATTGAGCGCCAGGGTTATGGCCATTGCTGACGTGTATGATGCTCTACGTTCCAAACGTCCCTACAAACCGGCCTTCACTCACGAGCAAAGTGTTGAGATAATCAGGGATGGCTCAGGTACGCATTTTGATCCGGATATTGTGACATTGTTTGAAAAAATTGAAAAAAAATTTGCTGTTATTCATAACAGACAGAAAAACAGCCAGGAGGAAGACAGTATATGA
- a CDS encoding hybrid sensor histidine kinase/response regulator, which yields MSQDQQPATVMIVDDTPANLNLLKEMLESAGYRVVAFPSGPMALKAAVRKPPDIILLDIKMPQMNGFEVCQSLKNQENTRNIPVIFISALNETQDKVRAFSVGGVDYITKPFQSEEIFARVDTHLKIRSLQKKLVNQNRNLEKIVQNRTRELVAAHEKLLEQDKIKNDFLHMISHEIRTPANGVLGMAEIAFALCPDSEEKSEYEILFRKSSQRLVDLIDDATLIADMENLDLGSSTGNDMQTILDHVRLELPEIDIQLSSGTKLRDILLAGDHTLLQRSLSTILLMGAKFSRNNQQVRVNIQQNQDMITITIDMDNFSLSQHEAEEFFNFESPVRSSSALQELGLAPVVVSRFISALGGELELIWQGDFSGQLKACFSSAAG from the coding sequence ATGAGCCAGGACCAGCAACCAGCAACAGTCATGATCGTGGATGATACTCCGGCCAACCTGAATCTCTTAAAGGAGATGCTGGAGTCCGCAGGATACAGAGTGGTAGCCTTTCCTTCCGGTCCCATGGCCCTGAAGGCTGCTGTCAGAAAGCCCCCGGATATTATTCTGCTGGACATCAAGATGCCGCAGATGAATGGTTTTGAAGTTTGCCAAAGCCTGAAAAATCAGGAAAACACCCGGAATATTCCAGTCATTTTCATCAGCGCCCTGAATGAAACCCAGGACAAGGTTCGAGCATTTTCCGTGGGCGGAGTTGATTACATCACCAAACCTTTCCAGTCTGAAGAAATCTTTGCCAGGGTGGATACCCATCTCAAAATCCGCTCACTGCAGAAAAAACTTGTCAATCAGAATCGTAATCTGGAAAAAATAGTTCAGAACAGAACCAGAGAGCTTGTTGCAGCCCATGAAAAACTACTGGAACAGGATAAAATCAAAAACGATTTTCTGCACATGATTTCACATGAAATACGCACTCCAGCCAACGGTGTTCTCGGTATGGCTGAGATAGCCTTTGCCCTGTGCCCTGACTCTGAGGAAAAATCAGAATATGAAATACTGTTTCGCAAAAGCAGCCAGAGACTTGTTGATCTTATAGATGACGCCACCCTCATTGCGGACATGGAAAACCTTGACCTTGGCTCGTCAACAGGAAATGACATGCAGACTATTCTTGACCATGTCCGCTTGGAGCTTCCGGAAATCGACATACAACTCTCTTCGGGCACTAAACTCCGGGACATCCTGCTGGCAGGAGACCACACCCTGCTGCAAAGATCTCTCAGCACCATTTTGCTCATGGGGGCCAAATTTTCCAGAAATAACCAGCAAGTCCGGGTGAACATCCAGCAAAACCAGGATATGATCACCATAACCATTGATATGGACAATTTTTCACTTTCCCAGCACGAGGCAGAAGAGTTTTTTAACTTTGAATCACCTGTCAGATCATCTTCCGCCCTTCAGGAACTTGGCCTGGCCCCTGTGGTGGTAAGCAGGTTCATAAGCGCTCTCGGAGGTGAACTGGAATTGATCTGGCAGGGTGACTTTTCAGGACAGCTGAAAGCTTGCTTTTCATCTGCTGCAGGTTAG
- a CDS encoding PAS domain S-box protein: protein MSNLGPYIRNKRLALHDKYAGYSIRNLAKRIGIHHSFLSKLERGEADTLSEEKIILIARELGEDPDILMALGGKLSEKSIQIIKEDPASFINTLRNTQHQSTNEPAKPDFYTQRLEERKAELEEITMRLRQEMKERKEAVKALQLSEARHRAMFEANAAMQLIIDPDTGSILDANPAACAFYGYERAVMQSMNISDLNTLSGQEVSFALNQARIHHQTVFSFPQKKSSGRTCEVELRSALVPHNDKMVLHSIIIDVSERKQLQESLKRDSIIKDALARASQRLLGEAFSLEDISRIILDKSRELTQSNQGLVVSIEQTTGYAWGYAHTLDSSPGKAGKGMMKKISFIPDSRGRYPGLWFTSINSGKTYLTNNAPEDHDKHEDLILDPPRNSLLSIPVMDKDSPRVIGLIAVADSIRQYTPPDIGVINDLAVLYSLCLHRLGEENAAKESKN, encoded by the coding sequence ATGAGTAACTTAGGACCCTACATCAGAAACAAAAGACTGGCTCTGCACGATAAATATGCAGGATATTCCATCCGCAACCTGGCCAAAAGAATCGGTATTCATCACTCATTCTTAAGCAAATTAGAGCGTGGCGAAGCTGACACTTTAAGTGAGGAAAAAATCATACTTATTGCGAGAGAACTGGGGGAAGATCCTGATATCCTCATGGCCCTGGGCGGCAAACTTTCAGAAAAATCCATCCAGATCATAAAAGAAGATCCAGCCAGCTTCATCAACACTTTACGCAATACACAACATCAGAGCACAAATGAGCCCGCCAAGCCTGATTTTTACACTCAACGCCTTGAGGAGCGCAAGGCTGAACTGGAGGAAATAACCATGCGCCTGCGTCAGGAAATGAAGGAAAGAAAGGAAGCTGTCAAAGCTTTACAATTAAGCGAGGCCAGGCACAGGGCCATGTTTGAAGCCAACGCCGCCATGCAGCTTATTATAGACCCTGATACCGGCAGCATCCTGGATGCCAACCCGGCGGCCTGCGCTTTTTATGGTTATGAACGAGCTGTCATGCAGTCTATGAATATCAGCGATCTTAACACACTTTCAGGACAGGAAGTGAGTTTTGCCCTGAATCAGGCCAGGATCCATCACCAGACAGTTTTCAGTTTCCCTCAGAAAAAGAGTTCCGGACGGACATGTGAAGTTGAGCTTAGATCAGCCCTGGTTCCTCACAATGATAAAATGGTTTTACATTCCATAATCATTGACGTAAGCGAAAGAAAACAGTTACAGGAATCTTTGAAGCGTGACTCCATAATCAAAGATGCTCTGGCCAGGGCATCTCAGAGACTTTTGGGAGAGGCTTTCAGCCTTGAGGACATTTCCCGCATCATATTGGACAAATCCAGAGAATTGACCCAGAGCAATCAGGGGCTTGTGGTTTCCATTGAACAGACCACCGGTTATGCCTGGGGATACGCCCACACACTGGACAGCAGTCCGGGCAAGGCAGGAAAGGGTATGATGAAGAAAATCTCCTTTATCCCCGACAGTCGAGGCCGGTATCCAGGTTTATGGTTCACCTCAATTAACTCAGGCAAAACCTATCTGACCAACAATGCCCCGGAAGACCACGACAAACATGAAGACTTGATTCTTGACCCCCCCAGGAACAGTTTACTTTCCATTCCGGTCATGGACAAGGACAGTCCCAGAGTTATCGGTCTCATAGCTGTCGCTGACTCTATCCGCCAGTATACTCCGCCGGACATCGGGGTGATTAACGACCTTGCAGTTCTTTATTCACTGTGTCTGCACAGACTTGGTGAAGAGAATGCTGCAAAGGAGAGCAAAAATTGA
- a CDS encoding GGDEF domain-containing response regulator, whose protein sequence is MNQNHTDKATILAVDDDRTALDFLTFHLENAGYHVLQASTGADTLQTLNEHNPDIILLDVYLPDAIGMELCSSIKEQKKSDAPSIILMSTWASSGDMAENLTKGADDYIRKPIDHKELLPKINAVLKSREAENELRMQGTIMQTILDSIQEMVVYMDLDHVIRWSNKTVSKVTGLQRSELAGMKCHEIMRKIPGICHDCPISQTFQKGRMTEGVIKLDSGQYWNIHGYPIHAPDGRLTGVVQMSIDITTQEHAKRKIEYMALHDPLTGIGNRALFMDIFSQNLIRAKRYGHILGLLYIDLDGFKAINDQYGHTAGDHLLTTFARRIKENIRESDLPARMGGDEFAIILPEMTGMDEARKVAARIINSLHNPVMIQDTPITIKASIGISAYPYHGEKVDQLIKIADQAMYRSKKSLDIKISEGEDRE, encoded by the coding sequence TTGAATCAGAACCATACAGATAAAGCAACCATTCTGGCTGTTGATGACGATCGCACCGCTCTGGACTTTTTAACCTTTCACCTTGAGAATGCCGGATACCATGTCCTGCAGGCCTCTACAGGCGCTGACACGCTGCAGACATTAAATGAACATAATCCTGATATCATTCTTCTTGATGTTTACCTGCCTGATGCCATTGGCATGGAATTGTGTTCATCCATCAAAGAGCAGAAAAAATCAGATGCTCCGTCCATCATTCTCATGTCCACCTGGGCTTCTTCAGGTGATATGGCGGAGAACCTGACCAAAGGTGCAGACGATTATATTCGCAAACCCATTGATCACAAAGAGCTTCTGCCCAAGATTAATGCAGTCCTCAAATCCAGAGAAGCTGAAAATGAGTTGCGCATGCAGGGGACCATCATGCAGACCATACTGGACAGTATCCAGGAAATGGTTGTCTACATGGACCTGGACCACGTAATTCGCTGGTCCAACAAAACCGTTTCCAAAGTAACCGGGTTGCAGCGCTCTGAGCTGGCCGGCATGAAATGTCATGAAATTATGCGGAAAATACCCGGAATATGTCATGACTGTCCCATAAGCCAGACTTTTCAGAAAGGACGCATGACCGAAGGCGTGATAAAGCTGGATTCCGGACAATACTGGAACATCCATGGCTATCCTATTCATGCCCCAGATGGCCGACTCACCGGAGTAGTCCAGATGTCCATTGACATCACAACTCAGGAACACGCCAAGCGTAAGATTGAATATATGGCCCTCCATGATCCCCTCACCGGAATTGGCAACAGAGCACTGTTTATGGATATCTTTTCCCAGAACCTCATCAGGGCCAAAAGATACGGGCATATTTTAGGCCTTTTATATATTGATCTGGATGGTTTTAAAGCCATTAACGACCAATACGGACATACTGCAGGAGATCACCTGCTGACCACCTTTGCCCGACGAATCAAAGAAAATATTCGGGAATCCGATCTGCCCGCGAGAATGGGCGGAGATGAGTTTGCAATCATCCTCCCGGAAATGACCGGTATGGACGAAGCCAGAAAGGTTGCTGCGAGAATTATCAATTCCCTGCACAACCCGGTCATGATTCAGGATACCCCGATAACAATAAAAGCAAGCATTGGCATCAGTGCCTATCCATATCACGGAGAAAAAGTGGATCAGCTTATTAAAATTGCAGATCAGGCCATGTACAGGTCCAAAAAGTCATTGGACATAAAGATAAGTGAAGGGGAAGACAGGGAATGA
- a CDS encoding response regulator, with the protein MIEQRKPALVMVVDDEQTARDFLIFHLENQGFETASADSAESLMKELKTVFPDIIMLDVYLPDANGLELCAEIKALYKDNPPGIIVMSAWASPADMAAYLNYGADAFILKPVNPRELISLMESTLSIRNKISELSRKNQLLTDFVDNIPDPVNIKLPDLSVLRYNKAALNMLQKTHSETRGKKCFALIGRDKPCEPCASLHTLKSGKPSSKERYIPELDIYLNCKVNPVLDEQGNIKYLVELIQDVTERKKAQMALEQAKEQAEAASAAKDRFLANMSHELRTPVNGIMGMLQILEMETSHEEHLEYIDLGVQSCQKLTTLLSDILDISRIEAGIISLNELRFDLWETINLTRQLFCLAARQKNIALNSFIDPDIPRQMLGDPIRVQQILTNLTGNAIKFTYEGQISIQAHLLTPLDQDSHRVLLTVQDTGVSIPDTEVENMFNPFTQADDSLNRPFEGAGLGLSIVKSIIGLMNGNISVESEQGLGTTIYVSLSFGRVHETQEQKETIIHEETPLEKTCRNLNVLVVEDDPVNQEVMMKLLMKLGCKPDLVNDGKPALEILGRKRFDIIFMDVQMPVMTGIEATRHIRMAEKRRKEIKSELRDPDINRPLEARLHPDHPERIPIVAVTAHAMEGDSSKIISAGMDDYISKPVEMRHIRNVLLKAGLP; encoded by the coding sequence ATGATTGAACAGAGGAAGCCAGCTCTGGTCATGGTAGTAGATGACGAGCAGACAGCAAGGGATTTTCTAATCTTTCATCTTGAGAATCAGGGATTTGAGACCGCCAGTGCTGATTCTGCAGAAAGTCTTATGAAGGAACTGAAAACAGTCTTTCCCGACATTATCATGCTGGATGTCTATCTTCCTGATGCCAATGGTCTGGAGTTGTGCGCTGAAATCAAGGCCCTTTATAAGGATAATCCACCTGGAATCATTGTCATGTCCGCATGGGCGTCACCTGCGGATATGGCTGCTTACCTTAACTATGGAGCTGACGCCTTTATCCTTAAACCCGTGAACCCCAGAGAGCTTATCTCCCTTATGGAGTCCACCCTGTCCATCAGGAATAAGATCTCTGAACTGAGCAGGAAAAACCAGTTGCTCACGGATTTTGTTGACAATATTCCCGACCCGGTCAATATTAAACTGCCTGATCTTTCTGTACTTCGTTACAACAAGGCTGCCCTGAACATGCTCCAAAAAACCCACAGCGAGACCAGGGGCAAAAAATGCTTTGCCCTCATAGGCAGGGACAAACCATGTGAACCCTGTGCTTCCCTGCACACTTTGAAATCAGGCAAACCATCCTCTAAAGAAAGGTATATTCCAGAACTGGATATTTATCTCAACTGCAAGGTCAATCCTGTCCTGGATGAACAGGGCAACATTAAATATCTTGTGGAACTTATTCAGGACGTGACAGAGCGCAAAAAGGCACAGATGGCTCTAGAACAGGCCAAGGAGCAGGCTGAGGCCGCCAGTGCAGCCAAGGACCGTTTTCTGGCCAACATGAGTCATGAACTCAGGACCCCGGTTAATGGCATTATGGGCATGCTGCAGATTCTGGAAATGGAAACCAGCCATGAGGAGCACCTTGAATATATTGATCTTGGTGTGCAGTCCTGTCAAAAACTCACCACCCTGCTTTCAGACATTCTTGACATTTCCAGAATAGAAGCCGGCATCATCAGTCTCAATGAACTCAGATTTGATCTGTGGGAAACCATTAACCTGACCCGACAGCTGTTTTGCCTTGCCGCTCGCCAGAAAAACATTGCCCTGAACTCCTTTATTGACCCTGACATACCCCGACAAATGCTGGGAGACCCCATCCGGGTCCAGCAGATCCTGACCAATCTGACCGGCAACGCTATAAAATTCACTTATGAAGGACAGATCAGCATCCAGGCTCATCTGCTGACTCCTTTAGACCAGGACAGCCACAGGGTGCTTCTGACAGTTCAGGATACCGGCGTCAGCATACCTGACACTGAAGTAGAGAATATGTTTAATCCCTTCACTCAGGCAGATGACTCCCTTAACAGACCTTTTGAAGGAGCCGGACTGGGCCTTAGCATCGTCAAATCCATTATCGGGCTTATGAACGGCAATATTTCCGTAGAAAGTGAACAGGGACTGGGCACCACTATATATGTAAGTCTCTCATTTGGCAGGGTCCATGAAACACAAGAACAGAAAGAAACCATAATTCATGAAGAAACTCCCCTGGAAAAAACCTGCCGCAATCTCAATGTTCTTGTAGTGGAAGATGACCCGGTCAATCAGGAAGTTATGATGAAACTTCTTATGAAACTCGGGTGCAAACCAGATCTGGTCAATGACGGCAAGCCCGCTCTGGAAATTCTCGGCAGAAAACGGTTTGATATTATTTTCATGGATGTCCAGATGCCTGTCATGACCGGTATTGAAGCCACAAGACACATCAGAATGGCGGAAAAAAGACGGAAGGAAATAAAATCCGAACTCCGGGATCCTGACATAAACCGTCCGCTGGAAGCAAGACTGCATCCTGACCACCCTGAGAGAATTCCCATCGTGGCTGTAACAGCTCACGCCATGGAAGGCGACAGCAGCAAGATTATCTCCGCGGGCATGGATGACTATATTTCAAAGCCTGTAGAAATGCGTCATATACGGAATGTACTTCTCAAGGCAGGTTTGCCATAA
- a CDS encoding EAL and HDOD domain-containing protein, producing the protein MNDYLESQSRSHWEYDSIYVGRQPVFDAGLKLNGYELFYRSDSKAPTALFQDAEQATLNVIQSAYVAPFIDIKDNNFIMVNFSFQALETRAPYALPPGNTVIKLSGHADKSPTRIKYLQNLKDEGYTLALDGGIMECARWKDYMDICIVDALDPHVRQIMNRADRIRQAGLTLMAKRVEDQDNFHILKNAGFSLFQGFFFQKPETVKGTNLSTHQIMRLKILQVLQQMDPDLNKLAELLEKEVSLAYRILRYVNSAHFSTPVKIKSIRHALSYIGINQLKTLLEVFLIRGMTPSSKPSELPFTSALRGRFLELASRTRPDLARESDSFFLLGLLSLLDAIFDMPMHKVLESLPLDEDIRKALCQEPSPYLPWLQLAIGFEEAHWSKVDKLVEKLSLDPIATAKNYSKGLMWTKDFFSLHT; encoded by the coding sequence ATGAACGACTATCTGGAAAGCCAGTCTCGTTCTCACTGGGAGTATGACAGCATATATGTGGGCAGACAACCGGTGTTTGATGCTGGTCTTAAACTTAACGGTTATGAGCTTTTTTACCGATCTGATTCCAAGGCTCCGACCGCCCTTTTCCAGGATGCGGAACAGGCTACCCTGAATGTCATTCAAAGCGCTTATGTTGCCCCGTTTATAGACATCAAGGACAACAACTTCATCATGGTCAATTTTTCCTTTCAGGCCTTAGAGACTCGTGCTCCTTACGCCCTGCCACCTGGAAACACCGTCATCAAGCTGTCCGGACACGCTGATAAAAGCCCCACAAGAATAAAGTATCTCCAGAACCTTAAGGATGAAGGCTACACCCTTGCCTTAGACGGGGGCATCATGGAATGCGCCCGCTGGAAAGACTACATGGATATCTGCATTGTGGATGCCCTGGATCCGCATGTAAGACAGATAATGAACCGGGCTGACCGCATCAGACAGGCAGGTCTGACCCTCATGGCCAAAAGAGTGGAGGATCAGGATAATTTTCATATTCTTAAAAATGCCGGATTCAGCCTGTTTCAGGGTTTTTTCTTTCAAAAACCCGAGACAGTAAAAGGCACCAACCTGTCTACACATCAGATCATGCGCCTCAAAATTCTGCAGGTCCTGCAGCAGATGGATCCGGATTTGAACAAACTTGCGGAACTGTTGGAAAAGGAGGTCTCTCTTGCCTACAGAATTTTGCGCTATGTTAACTCAGCCCATTTCAGCACACCGGTCAAAATTAAGTCCATCAGACACGCTCTGAGTTACATAGGCATAAATCAACTCAAGACCCTTCTTGAGGTTTTTCTCATCAGAGGAATGACTCCCAGCAGCAAACCAAGTGAACTGCCCTTTACTTCCGCGCTGCGGGGGCGCTTCCTGGAACTGGCTTCACGAACAAGGCCCGACCTGGCCAGGGAGTCAGACTCCTTTTTCCTGCTTGGTCTTTTATCTCTTTTAGATGCCATATTTGATATGCCCATGCACAAAGTGCTGGAATCATTACCCTTAGATGAAGATATCAGGAAGGCCCTGTGCCAGGAGCCAAGTCCTTATCTGCCCTGGCTTCAACTGGCCATTGGTTTTGAAGAGGCTCACTGGAGTAAAGTGGATAAACTCGTTGAAAAACTTAGCCTGGACCCCATAGCCACTGCGAAAAATTATTCAAAAGGACTCATGTGGACCAAGGATTTTTTCAGTTTGCACACTTGA
- a CDS encoding PAS domain-containing hybrid sensor histidine kinase/response regulator: protein MLFLKSFIFLRMQSQVFLKLLQTFILFVLLSIFMHGPPAQAESHFFPDFEALFERHGSIMLVIDVDTGKIVRANQAALDFYGYSSSEIRHLTIHNINALSFAEVEAEMRKAISEDRNFFQFQHQLADGQIRHVEVYSYPFSTQEGNLLYSIINDVTARKQAEQNLKAVIAASGIIFLLLGMTALGRHFSKSRIAQRQALEREAKLSAIYKAARNIGIIVTDLDFKIVEFSPGAEKIFGFSKTEVLGKHVGMFHKEQDISNFPDFIKRLKSSKQGFSIETELRKRNNAIFPAILTIEPYQDHNNNIVGTLGISIDITTLKKAEEKLIQSEARFRQMAENIDEVFWLRSADNRTVLYVNEAYETIWGRTCQSLYDNPSDFISSVHPLDKQRVMEEYNKELSDTSDGRFNLEYRIQRPDGSIRWVWARSFPVKDETGITVRYTGIAVDVTERKIAEQALAGSELKLRGITDSTLDAVLMMDHNGNISFWNPAAKSIFGYTRDQAMGRNLHMLLAPPEYHDQYRQAFPEFQRTGKGSAVGKNIELKALRSDQTVIPVSLSLSAFELNGKWNAVGIVRDISQLKKNEQELIKAKEQAEEASKAKSIFLANMSHEIRTPMAGIMGALKMLSSTVKDPDSHKLISMTLDSASSLKQIINDILDLSKVEAGKMELVFHEFSLRELLHRVEGLFSIQAESKGLTLSCQVSDELSDRFMGDSFRLEQVLRNLVGNAIKFTDKGWIIMRVNPLKSTDLKTTLLFEVEDTGEGIPHDLKTRIFESFIQADSSYSKKIKGTGLGLTISQKIINMMGGKIEIKSQPGAGSIFSFNLELDALPEKKQKVRSAESASDAPAPASSPKLNILVAEDVELNQEYLKFVLKNQGHHLTLVNNGLKAVQAFKPGKYDLILMDIQMPEMDGTTAAEKIQTIEAESGLAQKTPIIALTAYAMAEDRKKFMKAGMAGYVSKPINKDSLIGEMKRVLKEQS from the coding sequence ATGCTTTTTCTGAAGTCATTCATTTTTTTGCGTATGCAATCCCAGGTGTTCCTCAAACTGTTGCAGACTTTTATTCTTTTTGTTCTTTTGAGCATATTCATGCATGGTCCTCCTGCTCAGGCTGAATCGCATTTTTTCCCAGACTTTGAAGCTCTGTTTGAAAGACACGGATCAATTATGCTGGTTATTGATGTTGACACTGGAAAAATTGTCAGGGCCAACCAGGCAGCCTTAGACTTTTACGGATACTCTTCCAGTGAAATTAGACATCTGACCATCCATAACATAAACGCCCTGTCCTTTGCAGAAGTGGAAGCTGAAATGAGAAAGGCCATTTCTGAAGATCGAAACTTCTTCCAGTTCCAGCACCAGCTGGCCGACGGTCAGATCCGCCATGTTGAGGTTTATTCATATCCATTTAGCACTCAGGAGGGCAACCTCCTTTACTCCATTATAAATGATGTTACTGCGAGAAAGCAGGCCGAGCAGAACCTGAAGGCTGTCATTGCCGCATCAGGCATAATTTTTCTGCTGCTTGGCATGACCGCTTTAGGCCGTCACTTTTCCAAAAGCAGGATCGCTCAAAGACAGGCCTTGGAGCGAGAAGCAAAGCTGAGTGCTATATATAAAGCTGCCCGTAACATTGGCATTATTGTTACTGATCTGGATTTTAAAATTGTAGAGTTCAGTCCCGGGGCTGAAAAAATTTTTGGCTTTTCCAAAACCGAAGTGCTGGGCAAACACGTTGGAATGTTTCACAAAGAGCAGGACATTTCTAATTTTCCAGACTTTATAAAGCGCCTTAAATCCTCAAAACAGGGTTTTTCCATAGAAACCGAACTTCGCAAACGAAACAATGCAATATTTCCTGCCATCCTGACCATTGAGCCTTACCAGGATCATAACAACAATATTGTGGGAACTCTTGGCATTTCTATTGACATTACAACTCTCAAAAAGGCTGAGGAAAAACTCATCCAGAGCGAGGCCAGGTTCAGGCAGATGGCGGAAAACATTGACGAAGTATTCTGGCTGCGCTCTGCTGACAACAGGACAGTTCTTTATGTCAATGAAGCCTATGAAACGATATGGGGCAGGACGTGCCAAAGCCTTTATGACAATCCGAGCGATTTTATCTCTTCAGTGCATCCACTTGATAAACAAAGGGTCATGGAAGAATACAACAAGGAACTAAGTGACACATCTGATGGACGCTTCAACCTGGAGTACCGCATTCAGCGTCCTGACGGCAGTATCCGCTGGGTCTGGGCCAGATCTTTTCCTGTCAAGGATGAAACAGGGATTACTGTCCGTTATACTGGTATAGCAGTGGATGTCACTGAGAGAAAAATTGCTGAACAGGCCCTGGCCGGCAGTGAACTAAAGCTTCGAGGCATTACAGATTCCACTCTTGATGCTGTGCTTATGATGGATCATAACGGAAACATTTCTTTCTGGAATCCGGCCGCTAAATCCATTTTCGGCTATACCCGGGATCAGGCCATGGGACGTAACCTGCATATGCTTCTTGCTCCACCGGAATATCATGACCAATACCGCCAGGCCTTCCCTGAATTCCAGAGAACCGGAAAAGGAAGCGCTGTGGGCAAAAATATTGAACTGAAGGCTTTACGTTCCGACCAGACTGTTATTCCTGTATCCCTGTCCCTGTCTGCCTTTGAGTTAAATGGAAAATGGAACGCTGTCGGTATTGTCAGAGACATATCACAATTAAAGAAAAATGAGCAGGAACTTATCAAGGCCAAGGAGCAGGCTGAAGAGGCCTCCAAAGCCAAGAGCATTTTTCTGGCCAATATGAGTCATGAAATACGCACCCCCATGGCAGGCATTATGGGCGCTTTGAAAATGCTCTCCAGCACTGTCAAAGACCCAGATTCCCACAAGCTCATATCCATGACTCTGGATTCTGCTTCCTCCCTGAAACAAATAATCAATGACATACTGGATTTGTCCAAGGTGGAAGCCGGAAAAATGGAACTGGTCTTTCATGAGTTCAGCCTCAGGGAGCTTTTGCACAGAGTTGAGGGCCTGTTTTCCATTCAGGCTGAGTCAAAAGGACTAACCCTGTCATGCCAGGTATCAGATGAGCTTTCTGACAGGTTTATGGGAGACTCTTTCAGACTTGAGCAGGTCTTGCGCAATCTCGTGGGCAATGCCATCAAGTTTACTGATAAGGGCTGGATTATTATGCGGGTCAACCCATTAAAATCCACAGACCTCAAAACAACTCTGCTCTTTGAAGTTGAAGATACAGGAGAAGGCATTCCCCATGATCTCAAAACCAGAATCTTCGAAAGCTTCATCCAGGCAGACTCATCATATTCCAAAAAAATCAAAGGTACCGGACTGGGACTGACCATATCCCAGAAAATCATCAACATGATGGGAGGAAAAATTGAAATCAAAAGTCAACCAGGAGCAGGTTCCATCTTTTCATTCAATTTAGAGCTTGATGCATTGCCTGAGAAGAAACAAAAGGTTCGCTCTGCTGAATCCGCATCAGATGCCCCTGCCCCTGCATCATCACCAAAGTTGAATATCTTAGTAGCTGAGGATGTGGAACTTAATCAGGAATACCTGAAATTTGTTCTCAAAAATCAGGGACATCATCTAACCTTGGTTAATAACGGATTGAAGGCTGTTCAAGCCTTTAAGCCTGGAAAATATGACCTGATTCTCATGGACATCCAAATGCCTGAAATGGACGGCACTACAGCAGCTGAAAAAATCCAGACTATTGAGGCTGAGTCCGGCCTGGCACAAAAGACTCCCATCATAGCCCTGACTGCTTATGCCATGGCCGAAGACAGGAAAAAATTCATGAAGGCAGGGATGGCAGGATACGTGTCCAAGCCCATCAACAAGGACAGTCTTATAGGTGAAATGAAAAGGGTATTAAAGGAGCAATCATGA